DNA sequence from the Paenibacillus azoreducens genome:
ACGGCGGATAAAAACTCCGCAGCCAAAACGGCAGAAAAGCCAGCAGCTTCATCCAAACCTGGCAAAACGGATTCCGCCAAGGCGGACGCCAAACCAAAAAAGGATAAATATCAGACGGACCCCGTACCGGCAGGCAAACCGAAGCCCGTTGAATGGCAGGATACGACGATCAACAAGAAGAAACAGCTGACCGCTACTTTATCCGTCTCGGCTGCCTCGATTTTGAACCATATGGATCAATTCAATAAGGATAAGCTTGAGGTTTTGCCTAAAGACGGAGTGATTTACAAAGCACGCAAGGTCACTTTCTATGAAGGGGAATCGGTGTTTGACCTGCTGCTGCGGGAAATGAAGAAAAATAAAATCCATATGGAATTTTCCATGACGCCGATCTACAACAGCAATTACATCGAAGGCATCAACAACTTGTATGAATTTGATTGCGGCGAGCTCAGCGGCTGGATGTACAAGGTAAACGGCTGGTTTCCGAATTATGGCAGCAGCCGTTATGCCTTGAAGGACGGGGATGTCGTGGAATGGGTATACACCTGTGATCTGGGCCGCGACGTTGGCGGTTATGTGGCTGCCGGAGGCAAACCGTAATGAGGGATCCTTTTTCCTCCTATCACCCGATTCTTAATTTCGGTTATTTTACCGTGATGCTGCTGTCCAGCATGTTCTTTATGCATCCGGTATTTCAGGGGATCGCCTTGCTGAGCGCGGTTACTTATTCCTTGCTGCTGAAAGGCCGGAGCGGAGTCAAATTCCATATGCTGTATATGCTGCCGCTCCTGCTGTTCATGGCCGCGATGAACCCGGCTTTCAACCATGCGGGCGTGACGATTCTGTTTTATCTCAAGAGCGGAAATCCGGTGACGCTGGAATCGATTGTATTCGGCGTGTCGGCAGCCTGTATGTTCGTGACCGTAATCATATGGTTTTCCTGCTACAATGCCGTGATGACATCGGATAAGTTCATTTACATTTTCGGAAAAATACTGCCTTCGCTCTCATTGATTTTATCGATGGTGCTGCGGTTCGTACCGAGGTATATTGCGCAAATGAAGACGATCTCGAACGCCCAAAAATGCATCGGAAGGGATATGTCGCAGGGAAATATGCTGCAGCGCGCACGGAACGGAATTGCGATTTTATCCATACTGACGACATGGGCACTCGAGAATGCGATTGAAACGGCGGACTCCATGAAGTCCAGAGGATACGGGCAGCACGGACGGACAAGCTACTCTAATTTCCGCTTTGACCGCCGGGATCGGATCATGCTCGCCGTTCTGGCGGGACTCATCGCATGTGTGCTGGTCGGGGCCGTGCTGGGCGAAAATACGATACGTTTTTTTCCGTCTATCAAAGTAAGCGTGGTTACGCCGGTTAGTTATGCCGTATATATTGCATATTTTGCATTATGTACGATACCTGTTCAGGTCGCGATCATGGAGGAGGTCAAATGGAAATATATCGAATCGAAAACTTGAATTTTGCCTTCCCGGGCCAAGAACGGCAGGTGCTTTCCGGTATACGCCTTACAATACGAAGCGGTGAATTCGTAACTATATGCGGAAAATCGGGATGCGGAAAAAGCACGCTGTTAAGACATCTGAAAACCGTGCTTATGCCGCATGGCAAACGGGAGGGATGCATTTATTTTCGCGGCGAGCATCTGGCGGATACGGATCAGCGCACGCAGGCATCGGAAATCGGATTTGTGCTGCAGAACCCCGACAACCAGATTGTGACTGACAAGGTATGGCATGAACTGGCTTTCGGGCTGGAGAGCCTGGGGACCGATTCCCGCACCATTCGGCTGCGCGTCGCGGAGATGGCAAGCTTTTTCGGCATCCAAACCTGGTATCATCGGAACGTTTCCGAGTTGTCCGGAGGCCAGAAGCAGCTGCTTAATTTGGCTTCGGTCATGGCCATGCAGCCTTCGGTATTGATTTTGGATGAGCCGACTTCTCAATTGGACCCGATTGCAGCTGCGGATTTTCTGGAGACTGTAAAAAGGATTAACCGGGAACTGGGGACCACCGTCATCATCACCGAACACCGGCTCGAAGAGCTTCTTCCAATTTCCGACCGCCTGATCGCGATGGACGAAGGCAGTATCATCGCAGATCATGCGCCGGCAAAAGCTGGAGAAGCGCTGCATGCGATGAACCATCCGATGTTTGCCGCCATGCCGTCGCCAATGCGGATATATGCGGGTGCTCTAGAGAACGGCGGATACCCGGTTACGGTGAAGGAAGGGCGGCAATGGCTGGACGCTTTTTATCCTGAAAGCAGCCCACAGGCCAAGCCGGACAATGCGGAAAACCGGGAGCATCCGGGTCCTGCCGCCATCCAGTTCAAGGATGTTTGGTTTAGATACGAGAAACATGGGGCGGATATTCTAAAGGATTTGACGTTTGAGGTGAAAGAGGGGCAATTTTACTGTATTGTCGGCGGGAACGGGACAGGCAAAACGACCGCGTTGTCGCTTATTAGCGGGCTAAGGCAGCCTTACCGGGGAAAGGTGCTGATTCACGGCAAAAATCCGGCCAAAATGCCATCACGCGAGCTGTTCTCGGCTTATCTTGGCGTACTTCCGCAAAATCCGCAAACGCTGTTCGTCAAAAAAACCGTCCGGGAAGATTTATACGAAATGTTATCCGGCAGCAAGCTGACCCCAGTTGAAAAAGCAGGGAAGGTGAAGGACGTGTCCGAATTTGCGGAACTGGAACCTTTGCTGGACATGCATCCTTATGATCTGAGCGGAGGCGAACAGCAGCGGGCTGCACTGGCCAAAGTACTGCTGTTGGAACCGAAAATTTTACTGCTCGACGAACCGACGAAAGGATTGGACGCCTTCTTTAAGGAGAAGCTGGCCCGGCTTTTGCAAAAGCTGAAAGCGGCGGGAGTTACGATCGTGATGGTCTCGCATGATATCGAATTTTGCGCCAAATACGGCGAGGAATGCGCGATGTTTTTTGATGGCAGCATCATCGCGGCAAACCGGGCCAAACCGTTTTTTGCGGGCAACAGCTTTTATACCACGGCGGCGAACCGCATGGCGCGGCATGTATGGAACGATGCCGTTACAGTCGAGGATGTGATTGAGCGATGCAGGACAAGCAAGCCGCAAGTCAACGTTTAAGCCGCCGCACTTGGCTGGCCGCCGCATTTATTCTGGTGATCATCCCGGCCACGATCCTGCTTGGCGTGTTTTTGCTGAATGACCGTAAATATTATTTCATCAGCCTGCTAATTGTGCTTTACACGATGATTCCTTTTGCCATGGTCTTCGAGCGGCGCAAACCGCAGGCAAGGGAGATGATCGTCATCGCCGTGATGACGGCGATTGCCGTGGCGGGGCGGGGGGCCTTTTTTATGCTGCCGCAGTTCAAGCCGGTCGTAGCGATCGTGATCATTTCCGGAGTAAGCCTGGGGCCCGAAGCGGGTTTCCTCGTTGGAGCGATGACGGGGTTTGTGTCCAATTTTTTCTTTGGCCAAGGGCCATGGACGCCGTGGCAAATGTTTTGCTTTGGCATTATCGGCTTTCTGGCAGGCGTCCTGTTCAAAAAAGGACTGCTGCATAAAAGCAAGCTTTCGCTTTGCATCTATGGCGGATTGTCTACCTTCGTCATATACGGCGGCATTATCAATATCGGCTCGCTGCTGATCTTTACGGCCGCTTTTTCCTGGAAAGCGCTGCTTGCCACGTATATATCCGGCTTCTGGTTTGATATGGTGCATGCGCTCGCGACGGTTTTTTTCCTCTTTATCCTCTCTAGGCCGATGCTTGAAAAGCTGGACCGGGTCAAAACGAAATACGGTTTGTTGGAGCCATAACTGGCACGCATGGAATGAAACAAAAAGCGCCCTGAAATTCGGGGCGCTTCTTTGCGTCGGTAGTTATGGGGCATGGAAGGTCAATCAAAAATCCTGCATGAGCCTCGTAAAGCCAGCTACTTCGCCATCAACGCCGATTCCCGGAAGATCGGCTTCGTCTGGATATGCGTAACCTGATGCGGCTGCGACGGCTCCTGGATGCGGGACAGCAGCATGTCGGCTGCCGTGATGCCCATTTCGTCGCTAAAAATATGTACGGTCGTCAAATGCGGCTCAACGATGCGCGATTCCGGCGCGTTGTCGAAGCCAACGACGGCGATGTCCTCGGGAATGGAGATGTTTTTGTTTTTGAGCGATTTCATGACATTGACCGCAATGAAATCGTTGGCACAGACGAAGGCCGCAGGCAGTTCGGCGATTTGCTCCAGCCGCTTGTCCATCCAATCGGCCTCGGAAATGAACTCCTTATCCGGATTCAAAACGCATTGGCCCAGGTCCAGCGGCACTCCCGCCTCGGTGAGGGCCCGGTTGAAGCCCGCCCAGCGCTCGTTAAAGCTTTTGCAGTGGTTGTAATCGCCGATGAAGCCGAAGGAGCCGCAGCCGCTCTCGATCAACCGGCGGGTCATGAAGTACGTGCTGTGCTCGTTTTCCATCAGCAGCAGATCCGCCTCCAGATCGGGATAGAACATGTCGGCTGCGCAGTCGATGAAAATAGTTGGCAGCCCGAGGCTCGTGATCTTTTGCGTGTATTCTTTATCGAACAGCTCGATACAGATGATGCCGTCCACCTTGGACGTCTCGAAATTGTTGGGCAATTGCAGGGCGCTCCGCTCGAAGTCGCGCACGATATGAATCGACAGATTATACCCTTCGGCGCTGATCCGTTTCTCGAGCCCGCTGATCAGGCGGGAGCCGAAGTGGGAGCTGCTGGGCATATTGGCCGTCAGCAGGGCGATGTTCCCCGGGTTTTTCGCTAACAGATTATCGGTTTCCATATATGCAAACTGTTTATATTTAAGCTCGATCGCTTTCTTGATGACCTTGTTGCGGGTTTCGCTCGGGATGCTCTCGCTGCCGTTAAGCGCCTTGGACGCCGTGTTTCTAGAAATGCCAAGTGCATCGGCTATATCTTGAATCGTTACTTTTTCCTTCATGTAAGTCTTTTCACCTCTACGAATTATTCCACTCCAACCCCACGCGCGTTTGCTGCCTTTTATATGCTATGACAAATGTATAATAGATTGGCCTAAATAGCAATGTTATTTTTACAAATGCACATATAAACTTTACATTTTTGACGAGGTTGAGAGTAAGAAAGATTTATTTGTATACAAAAAGCCGTTCTTGTACGCAATATGTTGTAATCGAGCAGCAAGAATGATGCTGATCAAATGATAAATATGCTATATATTTACATTTAACTCATTTTCGCGTCGATTATGAACAAAATATTATCTACAAATGCACAAATAATAATTTACAAAAGTTATTGACGGATGTTACAACCTTTGATAAATTGTAAAAGCAACGGTAAACGGCAACGAGAATTGAAAGCCTTTTCCGTCATGAGCATGCTCAATTCTCACAGGTAAGAATGGAGGTTACGGTTTGGAAAACACGGTCAAAGTCGATCAACGGGCAGCGGTGCTGAAGCGGAGGAGCTCGGCGGGGCGCATATTCGATTTTCTGAAAAAGAATTACTTTTTGTACGTCCTGCTCGCTCCGGCGCTGATCCTGACCCTGATATTCAAATATGTCCCGATGTACGGCGCCATCATCGCATTCAAGGATTTCAGTCCGATCCGGGGCATCATGGGAAGTCCCTGGGTGGGACTGAAGCATTTCGAGAAGTTTCTGTACTCGCCCAATTTCGACGTTATTTTTATGAATACGCTTAAATTGAGCTTCCTGGGCCTCATTTTCAGCTTCCCGGTGCCGATCCTGCTGGCGCTCATGCTGAACCAGGTCCGGAAGACTGCGGTGAAAAAGAACGTTCAGCTCTTCTTGTACGCGCCGAACTTCATCTCGGTCGTGGTGATTGTCGGCATGCTGTTCATCTTTTTGTCGCCGACGGGGCCAATCAACCAGATTCTGATGCATTTCACGGGCAGGCCGCTCATGTTTATGTCCGAACCGGAATATTTCCGCTGGATTTACATTTTGTCGGATATTTGGCAGGGGGCCGGCTGGGCCTCGATTATATACGTGGCCGCGCTCGCCAACGTCGATCCGGAGCTGCACCATGCGGCAAGCCTGGACGGGGCGAACCTGCTGCAGCGGATCCGGAACATCGATCTTCCGACGATTCGTCCGATCATGGCGATCGTGTTCATCCTGGCGGCGGGCGGCATCATGTCCATCGGCTTCGAAAAAGCATATCTGATGCAGACCTCGATGAACCTGCCCGCATCGGAAATCATTGCGACTTACGTATATAAGGTCGGTTTGCAATCGGGCGATTACGCGTATTCCGCGGCGGTCGGATTGTTCAACTCCGTCATTAACGTCATTTTGCTGCTGACCGTGAACTTTATCGTCAAAAAGCTGAACGAAGGCGAAGGTCTCTACTAGAAAGGAAGTGTATCTCAAATATGGCAGTCAAGCATTCCGGGCTCGACCGTTTCCTGCTGGCGTTGAATTATTTGTTTTTGGCGCTGGCCGTGCTCATCGTCGTCGTGCCGCTCGTGTATATCGTGGTCGCCTCGTTCATGGATCCGACCGTGCTGCTGAACAAGGGGCTTTCCTTCCGGGTCTCCGATTGGAGCCTCGAAGGGTACAAGAAGATTTTGTCCAACCCGGCGATGGTCCGCGGATTT
Encoded proteins:
- a CDS encoding ECF transporter S component translates to MQDKQAASQRLSRRTWLAAAFILVIIPATILLGVFLLNDRKYYFISLLIVLYTMIPFAMVFERRKPQAREMIVIAVMTAIAVAGRGAFFMLPQFKPVVAIVIISGVSLGPEAGFLVGAMTGFVSNFFFGQGPWTPWQMFCFGIIGFLAGVLFKKGLLHKSKLSLCIYGGLSTFVIYGGIINIGSLLIFTAAFSWKALLATYISGFWFDMVHALATVFFLFILSRPMLEKLDRVKTKYGLLEP
- a CDS encoding ABC transporter permease encodes the protein MLKRRSSAGRIFDFLKKNYFLYVLLAPALILTLIFKYVPMYGAIIAFKDFSPIRGIMGSPWVGLKHFEKFLYSPNFDVIFMNTLKLSFLGLIFSFPVPILLALMLNQVRKTAVKKNVQLFLYAPNFISVVVIVGMLFIFLSPTGPINQILMHFTGRPLMFMSEPEYFRWIYILSDIWQGAGWASIIYVAALANVDPELHHAASLDGANLLQRIRNIDLPTIRPIMAIVFILAAGGIMSIGFEKAYLMQTSMNLPASEIIATYVYKVGLQSGDYAYSAAVGLFNSVINVILLLTVNFIVKKLNEGEGLY
- a CDS encoding ABC transporter ATP-binding protein, whose product is MEIYRIENLNFAFPGQERQVLSGIRLTIRSGEFVTICGKSGCGKSTLLRHLKTVLMPHGKREGCIYFRGEHLADTDQRTQASEIGFVLQNPDNQIVTDKVWHELAFGLESLGTDSRTIRLRVAEMASFFGIQTWYHRNVSELSGGQKQLLNLASVMAMQPSVLILDEPTSQLDPIAAADFLETVKRINRELGTTVIITEHRLEELLPISDRLIAMDEGSIIADHAPAKAGEALHAMNHPMFAAMPSPMRIYAGALENGGYPVTVKEGRQWLDAFYPESSPQAKPDNAENREHPGPAAIQFKDVWFRYEKHGADILKDLTFEVKEGQFYCIVGGNGTGKTTALSLISGLRQPYRGKVLIHGKNPAKMPSRELFSAYLGVLPQNPQTLFVKKTVREDLYEMLSGSKLTPVEKAGKVKDVSEFAELEPLLDMHPYDLSGGEQQRAALAKVLLLEPKILLLDEPTKGLDAFFKEKLARLLQKLKAAGVTIVMVSHDIEFCAKYGEECAMFFDGSIIAANRAKPFFAGNSFYTTAANRMARHVWNDAVTVEDVIERCRTSKPQVNV
- a CDS encoding DUF4430 domain-containing protein, whose product is MMKNKKWLYAALIAVVLAIAFVWGGQDSKKPAPPMEASVQTEHSESAISPEGVAPSGGKAAADEESKQPPSDATQASTAPEKEPKDSKPDAEKASGEAVGTKNKEAGLTNQPQDLKQETDGASAPDASQKTELAEEAAVNTSTNKGPDKAKENAEAKVPGKSETKASVKAADKTADKTVDNDKTTDKTADKNSAAKTAEKPAASSKPGKTDSAKADAKPKKDKYQTDPVPAGKPKPVEWQDTTINKKKQLTATLSVSAASILNHMDQFNKDKLEVLPKDGVIYKARKVTFYEGESVFDLLLREMKKNKIHMEFSMTPIYNSNYIEGINNLYEFDCGELSGWMYKVNGWFPNYGSSRYALKDGDVVEWVYTCDLGRDVGGYVAAGGKP
- a CDS encoding LacI family DNA-binding transcriptional regulator codes for the protein MKEKVTIQDIADALGISRNTASKALNGSESIPSETRNKVIKKAIELKYKQFAYMETDNLLAKNPGNIALLTANMPSSSHFGSRLISGLEKRISAEGYNLSIHIVRDFERSALQLPNNFETSKVDGIICIELFDKEYTQKITSLGLPTIFIDCAADMFYPDLEADLLLMENEHSTYFMTRRLIESGCGSFGFIGDYNHCKSFNERWAGFNRALTEAGVPLDLGQCVLNPDKEFISEADWMDKRLEQIAELPAAFVCANDFIAVNVMKSLKNKNISIPEDIAVVGFDNAPESRIVEPHLTTVHIFSDEMGITAADMLLSRIQEPSQPHQVTHIQTKPIFRESALMAK
- a CDS encoding energy-coupling factor transporter transmembrane component T; translation: MRDPFSSYHPILNFGYFTVMLLSSMFFMHPVFQGIALLSAVTYSLLLKGRSGVKFHMLYMLPLLLFMAAMNPAFNHAGVTILFYLKSGNPVTLESIVFGVSAACMFVTVIIWFSCYNAVMTSDKFIYIFGKILPSLSLILSMVLRFVPRYIAQMKTISNAQKCIGRDMSQGNMLQRARNGIAILSILTTWALENAIETADSMKSRGYGQHGRTSYSNFRFDRRDRIMLAVLAGLIACVLVGAVLGENTIRFFPSIKVSVVTPVSYAVYIAYFALCTIPVQVAIMEEVKWKYIESKT